Sequence from the Thermocoleostomius sinensis A174 genome:
CCTTATGGTAGGTATTGTCCAAGGAGCACAAAACTATACCTTGAAGCAAATTGAATCCTATGGCGTTAATCTACTCAGTATCTTTCCAGGAGGCGGTGAGGTTGGTAGCTGGAGCGCCGAGGAGACCTGGAGATTGGTGCTAGCCGATGCGGATGCAATTCGCAGCTATGCTCCTGCTGTAGACCGAGTAGCCCCTCAGATCTCGTCATTTCAGCTTGCTACCTACCGCGATCGCAGCACGCAACCGAACATCACGGGCACAACGCCTGATTTCTTGTTTGTGCGCAATTTTCGAGTAGCGAGTGGACGATTTTTTGATGAAACCGAGCAACAGCAGAATGCAGCGGTGATTGTCCTTGGTTCTATTCCGGCGCGTCAGTTGTTTGGGCATGAGCATCCTTTGGGGCGCGATGTACAAATTAACAACATCAGCTTTCGTGTGATCGGTGTGTTGGAATCGAAGGGATCGCTCAATGGCATCAACCAAGATAATACAGCACTGGTGCCAATTACGACGCTGGCGGCTCAAGTCGATGGACGATCGTCTCCCTATGGTATTCCGCTAGATTCCATTGAACTTTCGGCAAATGATCCGCAAAGTGTGAAAGCCGCCGAGTTTCAAGTCACCAATCTTCTGACGCGCCGTCATGGTAAGAAGGACTTTACGATCGAAACTAATAAATCGTTTCAAGACTTGGTCAATCAAGTGGGAAGCGTTTTGAGTTTAATGTTGGGTGCAATCGCCAGCATTTCGTTGGTGGTGGGCGGCATTGGCATTATGAACATTATGCTGGTGTCTGTGACCGAGCGAACTCAGGAAATTGGAGTCCGCAAAGCGGTTGGAGCGACCCAGCATGTCATCTTGATGCAGTTTTTGATTGAGTCGATTGTTTTATCAGTAGCAGGCGGCTTAGCGGGTGTTGCGCTGGGTGTTGGAGGGGTCGCGTTGGTGTCGCTTGTGACGCCGCTTACGCCTACGGTGTCGATCGTGGCGATCGTGGTTGCTATCGGTGTTTCCGGCAGTATTGGTTTGATTTTTGGTGTCGTTCCGGCCCAGCGGGCGGCTCGGCTTGATCCGATTGTGGCGTTGCGCAGTGCCTAAGTCTCATTGCGCCAACGGTGATTGATCATAGTGCTGCAACAGGTCGGCTGGATCGTTGTAAATGGCGATCGCCCCAGCTAATTCATCGTCGCTAAAACCACCACATCGCATGGCAATCATCCTAACGCCTGCCTTGCCCGCTGCCTCAATATCGTAGGGAGTGTCTCCCAGCATTACCACCTGATTGGGATCAAACTTGCTTTTCTGTAACGCCGCTTCAATGATACCTGGAGCGGGTTTTGATTCATCGGCATCAGCAGAAGTTGTCGCTTCATGCAATAAGTCATCAACCTGGGCCGCCTTCAGCAAAAGATCTAATTCTTCAGGTTTTGCAGAACTGGCGATCGTTAATTTTAATTCTTCTGCTTGCAATTTCAGTACTAGATCGCGAGAACCGTTGGCAGACACAATTTTCTGTCCTAGTTCGTTCAAAATCAACGCTTTACGGCGATCGGCGATCGCTTTACCATCCCCATCTTCATCATTTAAATCAGGAACAAGTAGAGGAATCACATGATCTCCACCCATACCCATTAGCGGTCGAACCTGTTCAAAGGCAATATCGTAACTAAAGGCAGCAAACGCTTCTACCCACGCCTGAGCATGAATATCATTGCTTAAAACGAGTGTTCCATCAATATCCAAAATAACACCTTGCAAAGCCATGCTCATTTCTCCTAGGGTTAGCGAACGTGGTTAATACCAACTGCAATGGATTCAAATATTACTTCAAACATTAATTCAAAAATTGGTTTCAAACTTGTTTGAAATGGTTATTGCCAAACTATTTCTCATTATTTACCCACCTGAGCCGCTCGATTCGATTGCACCAGAGCCAGCCCAATCAGCACCAATATTACACCCGATGCTAAAAAACTCAGATCCCACAGCAGTTGATTGGGACCCGGCTTAAGGTGATGAATCCCCAACAGATGATGATCGAGAATGCCTTCAACGAAATTAAAAACGCCAAACCCAATCAGCATTGCTCCTAATAACACCCGCCCAGACCAAGAAGGTGACTGTTGACCAGCCCGCCATAGCAGAAATAGTCCTAATAACGTCATCAGCCAGTCAAATAGATGAAACAAGCCATCGCCAATGGTGTTTAGTTCCAAACCAGCTACCGTCATATCGGTTTTGATGCTAGAAAACATGTGATGCCATTGCAACAGTTGATGAAATATGATCCCATCAAAAAAGCCACCTTGCCCCACTCCCAGCACTAGCCCTGCCACAATTAGCGGACGATCGCTCGTTCGATTATGATTTTCGTCAAGCGTAACGTTTGGTTGGGATGCAACATTAGGAGAATTCATTATGCTTTGTCTCAATCTTGTTTCAATTTCATTTCAATAGCGCTCTCAACAATCGCGCTGCTATTTTGAGCCTAGCGTTCTCATTGCAATCATGCCCCTATCTAAGGAAGCAAAAAAGAGCCAAACTCAATCGAATTGAGCAGAAAACCAGTAATCGCCATCACAATGCACCGCTTTATCGAGTTTGAAAGATATTTTGCACCATTTTTTTGTTGCTATTTGTCGCGGCTCGATCAAGTTCTGCGATTTCTCCGTCGCTGAGTTGCCAACCCAACGCACCCAAATTTTCTTTGGCTTGTTCGATCGTTTTTGCTCCAGGAATTGGCAGGGTTCCTTTGCAAATGCACCAGTTCAGCGCCACCTGTGACATACTTTTGTTTCTGTCCTCAGCAACATCGCGCAAGCAAGCTAACAGCGATTGAATGCCAGGTAAAAGTTGTCGAAACAAAATACCACGAATGCCTCTAGGAAAGGGTCCATTTTCTGAATATTTACCCGTCAACAACCCTAGCGCGAGAGGACTGTAGGCAATGAGCTTAATACCCAGTTCATCACACAGATCTTTTAGCCGTAATTCTGTAACTGGATAAGTCGATAACAGGGAGTACTGTACTTGCAGGGTGGCGATCGGAACATGGCGCTCGGCAAAGCGTTGATGCACCCATTTCAACCGTCTAGGCCCATAGTTGGATAATCCCACTCCCTTGACGGTTCCCTGTTCATACAAATCCGCTAATCCATCCAGTAATGCTTTTTCTTGCCAGGGGGCATAGTTGGCCGTAGACCAGTGCATCTGCACCAAATCTACCGGCCTACCCAACCGTTTTGCAGAAGCTTGACACGCCGAAATCATCGATTGCCGGGTTAACCGCCAGGGATAAGCCGCCAGTTTCGTTGCGATACAAATTTTTTCACTATTAATAGTATTCGCCGAGCGAAGATAATCGTGAGTAAATTGCCCCAACAGTTTCTCACTTTGTCCATTTAGCCGTCCGGTGCCATAGGAATCACCTGTATCAAAGAAGGTGACACCTTGATTCACACAAAGATTGAACACAGCTTGCAGTTGAGTGTTCATACTTTCGTCATAGCCCCAGAGCAGACGATTTCCCCAA
This genomic interval carries:
- a CDS encoding DUF2243 domain-containing protein, with product MNSPNVASQPNVTLDENHNRTSDRPLIVAGLVLGVGQGGFFDGIIFHQLLQWHHMFSSIKTDMTVAGLELNTIGDGLFHLFDWLMTLLGLFLLWRAGQQSPSWSGRVLLGAMLIGFGVFNFVEGILDHHLLGIHHLKPGPNQLLWDLSFLASGVILVLIGLALVQSNRAAQVGK
- a CDS encoding aldo/keto reductase; its protein translation is MTKESLFLPLMGCGTWAWGNRLLWGYDESMNTQLQAVFNLCVNQGVTFFDTGDSYGTGRLNGQSEKLLGQFTHDYLRSANTINSEKICIATKLAAYPWRLTRQSMISACQASAKRLGRPVDLVQMHWSTANYAPWQEKALLDGLADLYEQGTVKGVGLSNYGPRRLKWVHQRFAERHVPIATLQVQYSLLSTYPVTELRLKDLCDELGIKLIAYSPLALGLLTGKYSENGPFPRGIRGILFRQLLPGIQSLLACLRDVAEDRNKSMSQVALNWCICKGTLPIPGAKTIEQAKENLGALGWQLSDGEIAELDRAATNSNKKMVQNIFQTR
- a CDS encoding ABC transporter permease, with translation MNILENARIALKTLVNNKLRSGLTMLGILIGNGSIILMVGIVQGAQNYTLKQIESYGVNLLSIFPGGGEVGSWSAEETWRLVLADADAIRSYAPAVDRVAPQISSFQLATYRDRSTQPNITGTTPDFLFVRNFRVASGRFFDETEQQQNAAVIVLGSIPARQLFGHEHPLGRDVQINNISFRVIGVLESKGSLNGINQDNTALVPITTLAAQVDGRSSPYGIPLDSIELSANDPQSVKAAEFQVTNLLTRRHGKKDFTIETNKSFQDLVNQVGSVLSLMLGAIASISLVVGGIGIMNIMLVSVTERTQEIGVRKAVGATQHVILMQFLIESIVLSVAGGLAGVALGVGGVALVSLVTPLTPTVSIVAIVVAIGVSGSIGLIFGVVPAQRAARLDPIVALRSA
- a CDS encoding HAD family hydrolase — translated: MALQGVILDIDGTLVLSNDIHAQAWVEAFAAFSYDIAFEQVRPLMGMGGDHVIPLLVPDLNDEDGDGKAIADRRKALILNELGQKIVSANGSRDLVLKLQAEELKLTIASSAKPEELDLLLKAAQVDDLLHEATTSADADESKPAPGIIEAALQKSKFDPNQVVMLGDTPYDIEAAGKAGVRMIAMRCGGFSDDELAGAIAIYNDPADLLQHYDQSPLAQ